DNA from Malus sylvestris chromosome 11, drMalSylv7.2, whole genome shotgun sequence:
TCCAAAGGCAGCCTTCATTTCTTACATTAATCTACCTTAAATCTAGTAGGTATCTAATCCAAAACTATCCAATTCAAGCGTGGCCTTGCTTTTTTAAACAACGTACATGTTTTTTGGATGTACGTTGTTAAACCTACTTGTATACTATTGACTTAAAGAATCAGCTGTATATGTATGGTTTTTACCGTAGGATCTTATAACGTTAGTGGTTAAATAAGTGCGTTGTGGAGCGTctctttattgtttttgttgttgtaaaccttgctatatataaattatgttatcgttttttaattttgttgattagGGTTTATGAAACCTTTAATTTATGATCCACGTATGTTTCCTTTGTTATTTTCCTTATTCACACCTTAAAAGCACCATTTGACCCAACAATAATGAGAAGGGTTAGAGCCAACGACCTAGAAAAACAAAACCCTGAACTGATATATAACCGACTTCTGTTTTAGCGATAGTTGTCTTTACTTGTTGGAATTGGTTTTAGGTTCAACTTATGTAGGGTCAAGGAACATATTTGTGATGTGTTTGATATGGATATGGCTCCATTTTATTTGCGTCACAGCATTACAAAACAATGAtttaagtttgattttgtcTCCTTTTTACACCTAGCCCAAGTGTAAGAAGTGGCAGCCCATTTTAAAGGCATGTAGAACATAAACTTTATTAGTTGAGAAAAATTGATTCAAACGGCCGACTTTGTATAAATGTGTAAATTGGGTCCAGATCCATAGAAAACACGAATTGGAGTTGGccctaaaaagaaattagaaaaGGGAAAAAACTTTCCAGGCGCAAGCTAATAGTGGGTTATGTGGAGTTCCATTCTACGTAACTACTTCCATGCTATGGGATGATGGGCTCTGGAGTATGCTATGACGGTTATGAAATAGAGAACTACATAGTGATTGACTAATTGAAAGTAAACAAACACAAGCACTCctatatatagaaaaaaaaaaaaactaaaacaaaccCTATATCCTATAGAGCATAAGATCATAATCCTTAACACACAAGAAAactataaataataataaaataattaactaCTTTTCCAACAAGTATGATTCAATAAAATTATTTACCAATGTGTTCAAGTTGGGTTCATGCTTGAGATGGTTTGgtgtagggctgggttcggttcttatcggttcggttttttgccaaaaccgaaaccaaaccgaaatttcggttcggctCGGTTCGGCCcatatttttttcggtttttttcggttcggtttttttttcggttcggttttttcggttcgggttcggttttttttcggtttttttttttttttttttttcctccaaaaaatgcaaaacaaccaCAACATAAGATAGAAATAGAAAATATGACATGTTTCCATCTCTCCAGGACGGTTTTTCAATATTCATGAGGGAAGTTACTACTTACTAATTaatctaaaaacataaagtctcataaaactaaaagtcttcaaaaaatgaaaataaacatttaaagtccAACTAGAAATAGAatcaatcatcaatcaagtttaagtcttcaaaaagtccaaattaaacatcaaagtttaagtcttcaaaaagtccaaatttaaaCATCACACAAGTCAAATAAACCTTCAAGGTTTCATCACTTCATGTTTTGCACAAATAAAATCTTCCAGGTCTTCAAGCTCAAGCTCAACGCATAGGCGGTCTAGGAGGCAACATAGCACCTTTCTTTGAGCTTTCCCTTGCCATTTctacatacaaataaaaaaaaaaaaaaaagaacatgaTGTAAAGCAAGCGTGCAAAGAAGGAAACAAAGAATAAAGCTGGATATGAGCAAACTGTAAAATGCTATAACTTACAGGACTATATCCATATGCCGAGGAGCATAATGTCCACCACCTAATCCAAGAAGAATTTTATTCTTATCCTTCTCCCTAGATCGCCAATAATATAGAAAATGAAGTTAGAGAAGCATCAAACTTTGGTTAAAATTGCAAACAAAGACATGAGCTTTTCAAGAAAATCAATATACCCGTTCCAGTTTCCAACAGCAGCTCCTCCTCCAAGCCCAAGTCCTTCCCAAACCAACTGCAAGAACAGAAATTGCCACCAATTTACTCTCATGAGTTGTTTattctattatttttttaagatcAGGGAAAACTAGAAACATTACGAAGAGGAAAGTATTTATTCAACAATAGGACGTATCAATGACTCTTGCTCAAATGATTGAAATGGTTAACTGTGTACTTAACTAGAGCAATAACTTGTGCTGCATCCTGCCTTTTCCAGTGCTCATCTGTACTGCCTATATCAACCAGAaggaacaaataaaaaaaaacaaagaaaccctCAAGTGCATGGTAAAAAATACGAAAAACCATGTCATATGCCGAAACTTCAGACCGAGCAGTTACAACAATAGAAATAGCAGAAGCAGTAAACTTTACCCTTTGAACGAAATAAATCAATTCTACGAACTGATCATCAAaaggtataaaaaaaatgttcataACATTACTAAAAACGCATTGGAGGAAAGTAAGAATTCATGCCGCGCAATGGaaatatgtataattttcccttcCAACAAAAAGAACAAATAGCATCATGCAATGTAATTCCAGAATGAACAGCATAAGAGCAACGGGGTTCATCAAAAACTCACCAATCTCTACGAACATAGTGGGCGTATTCGTTACCGGTCCATGATGCGTACCCTCCAATGTAATCTACATTCAAACATACACAACGGTATAAATTATGAACACACAGACTCagacccacacacacacatttacaCAAACAGATGACGAGCATT
Protein-coding regions in this window:
- the LOC126588612 gene encoding D-aminoacyl-tRNA deacylase-like → MAAIGIPHLREGEAGAQGGKPGWAAPPSPRIGPWLRHLRKLAQAHNMVPEFEITLEGTHHGPVTNTPTMFVEIGSTDEHWKRQDAAQVIALLVWEGLGLGGGAAVGNWNGEKDKNKILLGLGGGHYAPRHMDIVLNGKGKLKERCYVAS